One Cytophagia bacterium CHB2 DNA segment encodes these proteins:
- the rplU gene encoding 50S ribosomal protein L21 — MYALVEIGGEQFRVEKDAKIRTQKLAGEYGASVSFDRVLMVNNGDQVVVGQPTVAGAKVEGTIVDQDRDPKVIVFKKKRRKGYRKLNGHRQHKTIVRIDSIIA, encoded by the coding sequence ATGTACGCCTTGGTGGAAATCGGTGGCGAACAATTCCGAGTTGAAAAAGATGCGAAAATTCGCACGCAAAAGCTGGCAGGTGAATATGGCGCCAGCGTTTCTTTCGATCGCGTGTTGATGGTTAACAACGGTGACCAAGTGGTTGTGGGCCAACCAACGGTTGCCGGCGCCAAGGTTGAAGGCACGATTGTGGACCAGGATCGCGACCCAAAAGTCATTGTTTTCAAGAAGAAAAGGCGCAAGGGTTATCGCAAGCTTAACGGCCACCGCCAGCATAAAACCATCGTTCGTATTGACAGTATTATTGCTTAA
- a CDS encoding YigZ family protein yields MSQFYTIASFCASELRVKDSRFIAWLTPAATREQAEELIAERSRQFHDARHNCYALRVGCDARLIALASDAQEPSGSAGRPMLQALESHQLTNIAAVVTRYFGGTKLGVGGLMRAYSGAVQAAIAQATLLPIFATRRFELHYAYQLSGIVDRVLHQFEAEIIKSEFGIEVNREIEIRAERTPEFNLVLNELSAGRLQSKLVE; encoded by the coding sequence GTGAGCCAGTTTTATACGATTGCTTCGTTTTGCGCAAGCGAGCTGCGCGTGAAAGACTCGCGTTTCATCGCCTGGTTAACGCCGGCGGCAACGCGAGAACAAGCCGAGGAATTGATCGCCGAGCGCTCCCGCCAATTTCATGATGCGCGTCACAATTGTTATGCCTTGCGCGTGGGATGCGATGCGCGTTTGATCGCGCTTGCCAGCGATGCTCAGGAGCCTTCCGGCAGCGCAGGGCGGCCCATGCTGCAAGCATTAGAGTCACATCAGTTGACGAATATTGCGGCGGTGGTGACGCGCTATTTTGGCGGCACCAAGCTTGGCGTGGGCGGCTTGATGCGCGCTTACAGCGGCGCGGTGCAAGCGGCGATTGCGCAGGCGACTTTGCTGCCGATATTTGCAACCCGCCGCTTTGAGTTGCATTACGCCTACCAACTTTCCGGCATTGTCGACCGGGTCTTGCACCAATTCGAGGCCGAGATCATCAAAAGTGAATTTGGCATTGAGGTCAATCGTGAGATCGAGATTCGTGCCGAGCGAACGCCCGAGTTTAATCTCGTGTTGAATGAGTTGAGCGCCGGGCGCTTGCAAAGTAAGCTGGTAGAATAA
- a CDS encoding Rne/Rng family ribonuclease: MTTVSSNTLVRASRREHNSHQISRSDMRKEIFINSSVGETRIAILEDGKLVELLTERPENERMVGDIYLGKVVNVVKGMRAAFVDIGHEQDAFLHFSDIGESLFDYQAFLDLEETSGSGQPPQRPHSYHKPIPKEGQEILVQIIKEPISTKGCRITTELSIAGRYMVIVPNSDMVGVSKKVVDVREKRRLKKIAQAIKPNGFGLIIRTVAVGKDEEALRADLDNLRATWKKTDARLKKEKPPCLVYKDLAMASSVIRDLFTPDIDRVVVDSRRLHQQTVRYLQDVAPQFVEKVELYRGKKPLFDTYGIEQEIEKSLSRKIWTRSGGYILFDHAEALSAIDVNSGKFMGRAGHDENALKINLEAGREIARQLRLRDIGGIIVIDFIDMTDPKMRKRLHDEFRRELRKDRAQSNISQISEFGMIEMTRERVRPSLLFSYSDSCPTCEGTGRVISKATVLTRIERWLMRYKFIGNERSLGLVVHSEMMKFLTLGFRSRIRRLMWKYWMKIQVMVDDTLRLEDFKFVSKRDGREITM; encoded by the coding sequence ATGACGACAGTATCCAGCAATACGCTCGTACGGGCCAGCCGCCGCGAGCACAACTCCCACCAAATTTCTAGGAGTGATATGAGAAAAGAGATTTTCATCAACTCCTCGGTTGGCGAAACAAGGATCGCAATCCTCGAAGACGGAAAATTGGTGGAACTTCTGACCGAACGGCCGGAAAATGAGCGCATGGTGGGCGATATTTACCTCGGCAAGGTGGTGAATGTCGTGAAAGGCATGAGAGCGGCCTTCGTGGACATCGGACATGAGCAAGATGCGTTTCTTCATTTCAGCGATATTGGTGAGTCGTTGTTCGACTATCAAGCGTTTCTAGATCTTGAAGAAACCTCGGGCAGCGGCCAGCCGCCGCAACGTCCGCATTCCTATCATAAGCCGATTCCGAAAGAGGGCCAGGAAATTTTGGTGCAGATCATCAAAGAACCGATCAGCACGAAAGGCTGCCGCATCACGACGGAGCTGTCGATCGCCGGGCGGTATATGGTTATTGTACCGAACAGCGATATGGTCGGCGTTTCAAAAAAGGTGGTAGACGTCCGGGAAAAACGGCGTCTCAAAAAGATCGCGCAGGCGATCAAGCCAAATGGTTTCGGTCTCATCATTCGCACGGTGGCGGTGGGCAAAGATGAAGAAGCCCTGCGCGCCGACCTTGACAATTTGAGAGCAACTTGGAAAAAGACCGACGCCCGCCTCAAGAAAGAAAAGCCTCCCTGCCTGGTTTATAAAGATCTCGCCATGGCCTCCAGCGTAATTCGCGATTTATTTACGCCTGATATCGATCGGGTAGTCGTGGATTCGCGCCGGCTGCACCAGCAGACGGTCAGATATCTGCAAGACGTCGCGCCGCAGTTCGTGGAGAAAGTCGAATTGTATCGCGGCAAGAAACCGTTGTTCGACACGTACGGCATCGAGCAGGAAATTGAGAAAAGCCTGTCGCGCAAAATTTGGACGAGAAGCGGCGGCTACATCCTGTTCGATCACGCCGAAGCTCTGTCCGCCATTGATGTCAACAGCGGCAAATTCATGGGACGCGCGGGCCACGATGAAAACGCCCTCAAGATTAATCTCGAGGCGGGGCGTGAAATCGCCCGGCAGCTTCGTCTCCGCGACATTGGCGGGATCATTGTCATCGATTTTATCGACATGACCGATCCCAAAATGCGAAAGCGTCTTCACGATGAATTCCGGCGCGAGCTCCGTAAAGATCGTGCACAGTCCAACATCAGCCAAATCAGTGAGTTTGGCATGATTGAGATGACGCGCGAAAGGGTGCGACCTAGTTTGCTGTTCTCCTACTCCGACTCGTGTCCGACCTGCGAGGGAACGGGACGTGTAATCTCCAAGGCAACTGTGCTCACGCGCATCGAGCGTTGGCTGATGCGATACAAGTTCATCGGCAATGAGCGCTCGCTGGGCTTGGTGGTGCATTCGGAAATGATGAAATTTCTGACCTTGGGATTCCGTAGCCGCATCCGCCGCCTGATGTGGAAGTATTGGATGAAAATACAAGTCATGGTGGATGATACGTTGCGGCTCGAAGACTTCAAATTTGTCTCGAAGCGAGATGGACGGGAGATTACGATGTAA